The sequence GTACTCCTATATATCCTTCACTTCTATCAAAAATTACAGGTTGTTTATTTAATGTTTTCCTTGCTGCATTAACTCCAGCAATAAATCCTTGTGTTGCTGCCTCTTCATATCCAGATGTACCATTTATTTGACCTGCAAAATATAATCCTCTTATTTTTTTGCTTTCTAAACTTGGATATAATTGTGATGCAGGTGCATAATCATATTCTACTGCATAACCATATCTCATTATTTTAGCATTTTCTAGACCTTTGATAGATTTTAACATAGCTTCTTGAGCAAACGGTGGCATTGCTGTCGTTAATCCATTTACATAAAGCTCATTTGATTCACTTGATTCTAACTCTAAAAATATCTGATGATCATATTTATCTGGAAAGTTTAAAACTTTTCTATCTAAAGATGGACAGTGTCTAGGTCCATGTGTTTCAATTATTCCAGAAACTATTGGAGAAAATTTTAACATCTCTTTTGTTACATTTAAAGTTTCCTCTGAAGTATGAGTTAACCATGTTGGAACTACATTATTTTTTTCTTTTTGTGTATATATAGAAAAATATCTAGGATGTTCCTCTCCATAAAGTGGCTTCATAACAGAAAAATCTACAGTTCTCTTATCTATTCTTGGAGGAGTTGCTGTTTGATATCTTTCTAAATGTACTCCATTTTTTTGTAAACTATCTGATAATTTTTCAGCTGAATTTTCACCCATTCTTCCAGCAGGATATTTTACATCACCTATAACTATTCTTCCTTTTAAGAATGTTCCTGTAGCTAATACAACTGTTTCTGCGAAATATTCAATTCCTAAAGCTGTTTTAACACCTTTTATCATATCATTTTCAACTAAAAGTTCATCTACACTATCTTGCATAATCTCTAAATTTTCAGTTTCTTCAAGTAATGTTTTCATTTTTGTTCTATATAAAAATTTGTCAGCTTGTCCTCTTGTTATTCTAGCAGCAGGACCTTTACTTGTATTTAAATGTTTTAATTGAAGATTATATTGATCTGTATGCCTTCCCATCTCTCCACCTAAAACATCAATCTCTGCAACTAAATTACTTTTTCCAGGTCCACCTATAGATGGATTACATGACATCATTCCTATATTATCTAATGCCAATGTAAAAAGTAATGTTTTTCTATTCAATCTAGCACTTGCTAAAGCAGCTTCAACTCCAGCGTGTCCTCCACCAACAACTATTACATCATATTTAAAAGTCATATATTTCTCCTTTTATTTTTGTCCATATACATAAATAAACATCAAAAAAATTATAGCCACAGACAATAAATCTGTGGCTAATACCTTTTATTTTCCTACACAGAAATTACTAAAGATATGATCTAAAAGATCTTCATTACTAATCTCTCCTGTTACCTCTGACAATGAATCTAAAGCTTCTTTTAAATCTACAGCTATTAAATCCATTGGTAATCCCATATCTATTGTTTCAAATATATTTTCCACTGCTTGCTTAGTTTTTTCTAATGCTGACTTATGTCTAACATTAGTAATAACTAATTTTTGTGAACTATCTTCAACTTGACCAGAAATAACATAATTGTATATCTCTTTCTCCATTGAATCTATTCCTATTTTTTCTAATGCAGAAATTTTTATCCATTTTTTTATTTTTGTTAATGGTGTTATATCTAATTTAGATTCAACATCTGTTTTGTTTATAAGACCTATAACTTTATCAGCATGAATTCTTTCATGTATTTTTAAATCTTCTTCATCTAATTCTCTAGAGTTATCAACAACAAATAAAACTAAATCTGCCTTTTCAATTAACTCTTTTGATTTTTCTACACCTATATTTTCTACTAAATCATCTGTTTTTCTTATTCCTGCAGTATCCACTAAAACTAAAGGAATTCCATTTAGATTAACAACTTCTTCAATAACGTCTCTAGTAGTTCCAGCTATATGAGTTACTATAGCTCTCTCTTCTCTTAGAATAGAGTTTAATAAACTTGACTTTCCAACATTAGGCTTTCCTACAATAGCTGTTTTTACACCCTCTTTAATCATTTTTCCTTTATTATAAGATTTAATTAAAGTATCTGTTGTATTTACAACGTTATGTAAATTTTCAACTAAGTCATGTGGTAATGGATCATCTATTCCTTCTTCAGGATAATCTAAAACTACATTAACATGTGCAGAAACATCTAAAAGTTGTTTTTTTAATATATCAATTTGCTCTCTTAAATCTCCTCTAAGTTGATTTAATGATAATGATATACTTTTATCAGTTTTTCCATGTATTAAATCTATTACAGCTTCAGCTTGAGTTAAATCTAGTCTTCCATTCATGAAAGCTCTTCTAGTAAATTCACCTATTTCAGCTATTCTAGCTCCACTTTTTAAAACTAATTCTAAAACTTTTTCTGTAATTAGAAATCCACCGTGACAGTTTATTTCTACAATATCTTCTTTTGTATAAGTGTTAGGTCCTTTCATTATTGAAACTAAAACTTCATCTATAATTTCATCTCCATCATAAAGATGACCATAGTTAATACTAAAGTTTCTAAGCTCACTAACTTCTTTCTTTGATATAGGTTTAAATATTTTTGTTAGTATACATAAAGAATCACTTCCTGACATTCTAACAATT is a genomic window of Cetobacterium somerae ATCC BAA-474 containing:
- the mnmG gene encoding tRNA uridine-5-carboxymethylaminomethyl(34) synthesis enzyme MnmG encodes the protein MTFKYDVIVVGGGHAGVEAALASARLNRKTLLFTLALDNIGMMSCNPSIGGPGKSNLVAEIDVLGGEMGRHTDQYNLQLKHLNTSKGPAARITRGQADKFLYRTKMKTLLEETENLEIMQDSVDELLVENDMIKGVKTALGIEYFAETVVLATGTFLKGRIVIGDVKYPAGRMGENSAEKLSDSLQKNGVHLERYQTATPPRIDKRTVDFSVMKPLYGEEHPRYFSIYTQKEKNNVVPTWLTHTSEETLNVTKEMLKFSPIVSGIIETHGPRHCPSLDRKVLNFPDKYDHQIFLELESSESNELYVNGLTTAMPPFAQEAMLKSIKGLENAKIMRYGYAVEYDYAPASQLYPSLESKKIRGLYFAGQINGTSGYEEAATQGFIAGVNAARKTLNKQPVIFDRSEGYIGVLVDDIIHKKTPEPYRVLPSRSEYRLTLRFDNGFMRLLDKAEEIGIVPEDKINYLKKCREDVYKEIERIKETKVPMKDANELLEKKGAEQRLTKGVQANELLKFKEVSYDDLAHLLHIPEYPEFVKNQIETMIKYEVFIEREREQIERFKRLEALSIPEDFDFDTVTGISNIAKAGLKEIKPLSIGEASRISGVTGNDIALLLATLKK
- the mnmE gene encoding tRNA uridine-5-carboxymethylaminomethyl(34) synthesis GTPase MnmE produces the protein MFDTIAAISTPRGEGGIGIVRMSGSDSLCILTKIFKPISKKEVSELRNFSINYGHLYDGDEIIDEVLVSIMKGPNTYTKEDIVEINCHGGFLITEKVLELVLKSGARIAEIGEFTRRAFMNGRLDLTQAEAVIDLIHGKTDKSISLSLNQLRGDLREQIDILKKQLLDVSAHVNVVLDYPEEGIDDPLPHDLVENLHNVVNTTDTLIKSYNKGKMIKEGVKTAIVGKPNVGKSSLLNSILREERAIVTHIAGTTRDVIEEVVNLNGIPLVLVDTAGIRKTDDLVENIGVEKSKELIEKADLVLFVVDNSRELDEEDLKIHERIHADKVIGLINKTDVESKLDITPLTKIKKWIKISALEKIGIDSMEKEIYNYVISGQVEDSSQKLVITNVRHKSALEKTKQAVENIFETIDMGLPMDLIAVDLKEALDSLSEVTGEISNEDLLDHIFSNFCVGK